The DNA window ATTGCTTTGCAAGGTAAGGAAATGTTCAACTCGTCTGCTTGAAATCGATAGAGTTGAGAAGCGTCTGCTAATCATGGTACGAGTTCTCTCTTTAGGTCAGTCTGATGTTCAAGTATCAATGAAAGTCTTATTTCAGCGAATGCAGTAAGGCTAACAGCTGGCTCTGGCTGATTCGATGCCATCTATGAATCCTTCCCTCCCTCCATCTGCAGCCTTTATTGCCTTTATTCTGTGTCTTTTCTCATTCAAAATGCAACTTTGAAATTGCGTAGGTGATGGCAGAAAATCCATCCAGAAATTACGTAAGGTGATAGAAAGAATCCTTCAGTAGGCTAATCTTGACAGTTTTCATTTTCGATTGAGAAAGCGGCAGGCCCAAAGAGCACTACAGTAGCGCCTTGCGAGGTCGTAGAGCCGGTAACCCTCGTTCGCCTAAGATCGAAAATGCTCTGTCTTTGAGGAAAAAGAGATATAGATAGTGTTCCAGGATTTCAttgttttgagtctttacttAACTCGACCGCCTTTCTACTCCCATGCTTTTCTTTGGTCAACAACCAAGCACATTTCACAAGAGTTCTTCACTACTCCTACAGGCTTGACGGAGTTCAGAGTTCAGTCTGTCTGGAGGGAATTATTTTGGATCAATCACTATGTTTAACAACGTTCGACGCATCTCTTTATTTGATGAGAAGAGTCTTAACTCAACTTCGAGTGATACAGCTTCTATGTGGAATGATTTTCCATCGGTCCCTTCTGACCTGCCACCCTTACCAGCCGACTCGGTTCCATCTGTCCCCTCATTACCTTCCATAGCAAGTGATGTTGAGGTGGAGCAGCCGGCTCCTTCTAATTATAATTACGAGACTCATGGTATTGATGAGGATCATCCGGGTCTTAACCCGGACAGTGAACGTATAGTAGAGCTTCAATCTGATATACACGATAAATTGGGAGAGTTGATGACTAACAAGAGTGACCAAGACGTTCTGAGTGCGGCCGAAGCTTTACATGGCGAAAGCAACAATATCCCTTTTCTGGAGCACCTGTTAGATGATTTGAACAAAAACGGAATAGAAGGTGAAGCCTATAAGGATGCCCTGGATCTATCGGGTATATTACCCAATAAAGCAGCTTTTTGTGATGCAGCGGAGCCATGGCAATTAGGATTTCAAGACGCAGCAAGTCCTATGATGCAAGGAATAATCGATTTACATCACGATATCTTTTTCTTCCTCATTCTGATTTTGGTTTTCGTATCACGGATCTTGGTTCGCGCTTTATGGCATTTCCACTATCAAAAAAACCCAATCCCGCAAAGGATTGTTCATGGAACTACTATCGAGATTCTTCGGACCATATTTCCTAGTATCATCCCGATGTTCATTGCTATACCATCATTTGCTCTGTTATACTCAATGGACGAGGTAGTAGTAGATCCAGCCATTACTATCAAAGCTATTGGACATCAATGGTATCGGACTTATGAGTATTCAGACTATAACAGTTCCGATGAACAGTCACTCACTTTTGACAGTTATACGATTCCAGAAGATGATCTAGAATTGGGTCAATCACGTTTATTAGAAGTGGACAATAGAGTGGTTGTACCAGCCAAAACTCATCTACGTATTATTGTAACACCTGCTGATGTACCTCATAGTTGGGCTGTACCTTCCTTAGGTGTCAAATGTGATGCTGTACCTGGTCGTTTAAATCAGATCTCTATTTCGGTACAACGAGAAGGGGTTTACTATGGTCAGTGCAGTGAGATTTGTGGAACTAATCATGCCTTTACGCCTATCGTCGTAGAAGCTGTTCCTAGTAAAGATTATGGTTCTCGGGTATCCAAATTTCCTAGTATCATCCCGATGTTCATTGCTATACCATCATTAGCTCTGTTATACTCCATGGGCGGGGCCCTCTCGCCATTGAGTGCTTTGTGTGCGTCCTCCCCCTCCGTAAATGGGTCGTCCAGTACCGGCTGGACGTCGTTACTGGGGAGCACCTCGCAGGAACCGTCGGGCGTCTCTTCGCCCTCGGGCGTGTGGACGCATTTTGAGCATGCTGCGAACTCCCCCGGGAGTAGCACATCAGTAACGCCTATCCCAGCAGAACAAGCAGTGCCTCCCGCTAATCCTGTAGCTTCCGGGGAAGCGGAAGCCGGTCCATCTCATGTGGCCCACTTTCCGTATAACGAGGCGGAGGTCATTGGGGGGGACTCGGTTCTGTCGATCCGGACGCGGCTTTTGGAGGAAAATCCCTTTGCCTCCGCAGAAGAACTCCGTATTGCTCATCTTGATGCCGAAGACCTGTTTGAGGTCAAAGCAGATATCGCCATGGAAATGTCTGCTCATGATCCAACTGGTGATTGGTTGAACCGGGGGGCGTGGGCCCTCGGCAACCCGCGGACAAAAACTGGGGAAGATTCTTTGGAGAATCTCCTCATTATACGCGACAAACTTCGCCAACGGGACTGGGAAACCATCAGGAATTTGCAAGAAAGGATGCTTTTCAGGAGgggctaaaataaaaaatatatattatagagTCAGTAGAAAACGCGAAATTTCCCCTCATTAGAAAGGGGGGAGGGGTCCCGAGATCCTGGGCAGCGGGGTCTTCCCATCATGATCGACTAAAGGGAAAGTCAGAGATATTGGTTCGAGTCAAATTCATGATTCCACTGCAGGGGGACTTCATTCAAtcgaagaaaagaaggaagcatTGTACTCAATTTAGGCCGTTGCAGCTAAAATAACGGGGGAAGGGGGGAGGGAAATCAAATGGATTCAagtttttttacaaaaaaaaacagGAAGAGGTTCGATtcctctttgattttttttgcgCAGTATCGACCTTCCGTCTTAATTCAACGAGAATATCATACTTCCTCTTGACAATCCTGGATGCCCAAAGTCTTATGACCGATGGCTCGGGAAAGTCTACAATCACAATTAATGTGAATGCTTCCTCTCCCTGCTCTAGGCCGGTTAAGCCCAGAAGCATACAAAAGGTACTCAGTACCAGAGACACCTCACAGGAGGATAGGCCCCCTACCCGAACTAAGGCAGGTGGGCTGTAGTTCAGGGACCTCTTAGCAACCTCATCGTAGAGTTTCCACATTAAACCAAATCTAACTAACTGTGGATCCTCCCTAGTAGCTTTCCAACTACTAGTTACGACGGGCGCTTTAAAGAAGGCTTCGACTGAAACTTCAGGGTCAAGTGCGATCGTATGGTACCATTGAACGTACTTGAGCCACTGACGTACCCAACCCTTAACCACAGTAATCTCAGCGAGCAACTCTCgacaatcatcattatataactCGGGAGGGCACAGCTTGAGATCTGTAGGCTTAAAAGCCTTACGTAGGTAATCAATAAGATGCCCACGTAGATAAGGATTGAGTGGTCTAAGCCGCCCAAGCCATAGTTCAAAAGGTAAGTTGCGTTTATCCCATATCGCTTTAAGTCGCTGGTACTTAGGCGACAGAGTTTTATTTAAGCGCGAAAGCGTCCAGTAACCAGCACCCGCCAATCGACAGAAGGTACTAAACCGTTTTACCTTATAAAGGTTCAGAACGGCGTAGAGCCCATGTGGATGGTGGGTGTTAGTCATGTTTCTCATGGAGATTGGAGATAAATCCTTTCTCGTATGATGACATCGGAAGCGCTTCGCAAACTCAGCACCACCAGTCTTAGAGATCAGGGATTTGGGTAGTGAAATATCCACTCCTAGATCACTAAGCGCCTGGCGGTACTCGGTCGCAACTTTCTCGTCGGTGATGACGTTGTCATTGCCGATAGCGGGGTAGCCAAATGCTACGAGGCGGCCCTGTCTGAACTGGGTGTTATTATTAGTCACTCATTTCAGGTAGTGGTTGCGCTGAGCAACTGTATCCCGGACGGCGTTTCACGGATTATGCTATTTTAGGAGATGATGTAGTCATCGCTTGCCCTGAGGTAGCTCGTCATTATGAGCGAGCCTTAGCAGGGCAATGCCGGAGATGACGCTTTCATAAGTAAACCTTACCGCCTTATTACATATCCTGGTTGAAAAGATTTTTAACCCAATCAGGATGTGAAAAAAGGTATACCACCGCGGCA is part of the Arachis duranensis cultivar V14167 chromosome 1, aradu.V14167.gnm2.J7QH, whole genome shotgun sequence genome and encodes:
- the LOC107483417 gene encoding uncharacterized protein LOC107483417 isoform X1, giving the protein MFNNVRRISLFDEKSLNSTSSDTASMWNDFPSVPSDLPPLPADSVPSVPSLPSIASDVEVEQPAPSNYNYETHGIDEDHPGLNPDSERIVELQSDIHDKLGELMTNKSDQDVLSAAEALHGESNNIPFLEHLLDDLNKNGIEGEAYKDALDLSGILPNKAAFCDAAEPWQLGFQDAASPMMQGIIDLHHDIFFFLILILVFVSRILVRALWHFHYQKNPIPQRIVHGTTIEILRTIFPSIIPMFIAIPSFALLYSMDEVVVDPAITIKAIGHQWYRTYEYSDYNSSDEQSLTFDSYTIPEDDLELGQSRLLEVDNRVVVPAKTHLRIIVTPADVPHSWAVPSLGVKCDAVPGRLNQISISVQREGVYYGQCSEICGTNHAFTPIVVEAVPSKDYGSRVSKFPSIIPMFIAIPSLALLYSMGGALSPLSALCASSPSVNGSSSTGWTSLLGSTSQEPSGVSSPSGVWTHFEHAANSPGSSTSVTPIPAEQAVPPANPVASGEAEAGPSHVAHFPYNEAEVIGGDSVLSIRTRLLEENPFASAEELRIAHLDAEDLFEVKADIAMEMSAHDPTGDWLNRGAWALGNPRTKTGEDSLENLLIIRDKLRQRDWETIRNLQERMLFRRG